TTCAGTATGTTTTCTTACCAATATATTGTTTGGTAAGAATGATACCAGGAAGGAGAAAGAATGACTTATGCAAGTGATAACACATTTGCTCATGCTTTATGTACAGATGACATGGAAATAGGTAGCAACACTGTCATGGCAAATCATACGGATCCCAGTACCTGGATGCGCTCAGGCCAGACCTTACCTGACGTCAAGCAGGTAGGagtgtttgtttccatttgccctcattgaaaagcattttcattcatgaaGCTCAGCATAGCTATGGGAGACCGAGCtgaatttctgaaaacattttcattgtctgGCAGCATTACATTAACAGCATATTTAGGTCTATCTCTGTTGTCTAAGAAAGTGGTATGGGTTTTTggttattatttgtttgtctctTATACAACGAAAATCACCTGACATTTCTAGGTTAAAGTGGAGGACACTATAAGGAAAGAAGAAATGACAGCCTCAAAATGTGATCCAATTTCAAGCAGGAGTGGGATTGCGTTCATCATCACCAGCGTGCTACCTTCTGTTTTAATTCTGGAAAGGGCTTCTGCTGAGACACTCATAATAAATTTGAAGTCGTCCACAATGTCATTCACAGACTTATAGTACAGCTACTCATTGTTACAGCTCAACAGTAAAATTAGTCTTTACTTTTGTGGAAAAGTATAGCTTATCTAGTCCAGTCTAGTTCTAGTTCTATTTCATCCTATCATGGGAGTGAAGAAACCATGACTGGCTaagctttaaaatgtatttgttgcaATTCACCAAGTGTGATGCTtggaaatgttacattacattattgtcatttagaagagCCTGTTATCACttagcgacttacataggtacagtttttacacattatccatttatacaactgaatatttacagcgGCGATTCTAGGTTAGGTATACTGgtcaagggtatagcagcaatgccccagccGGGAATTGAAcgagcaaccttttggttatgagccctactcctCACCACTATACTCTGCCACCCACCCAAATGTGCTTTGCATATTTCTTCCACATATATCTCTGCACAGATCCAAGTGGTATGCATACAGTATTTCTGCAGCGCTACACCTctatgtatattttcatttggcTAAAAGACATTACTATCAGGGTCAATCAGCACAGTATCGCAGCAAGGTCCATCGGATTAAGCATTGCCATAGTAACGACTGCAGGCCTCAGTTCAGACTGTCGGAATCTTACCCTCTGTCAACAGCAAAGCTCGCTGCTTTCAGATAGCACTCACAGAAATGGCCTTTGTTGATGTTAGGCACCTGAAAAGAAGTGGGGAGAAAAGCAATCCTCTCTGCTTAATGACAATATGCCGTTTCATCTCTGTCCTCCCTGACTCAGGCGTCCGGCAGGAACAGCTTGGCTTTGGCGGAGGGTGATTTGCCACTCGACCAGGGGTGTCAGCGGACAGAACGAGAGGACAGGAAAATGGCATTTCTCTTTAATGAGGTTCCGTCCAATGTTTATAGGAGCAAGGAGCATGCGGCACCCTGCAGGAACCCGCTTGTTAGAACAATCAGCGCTCCTGTTCGTTCATATGcaacagtgccccctgctgacaTGGAGGGGCCAACCAAGATGAGAACGGATTTCTCCTCTGTTACTGTCCAAACCCAGAGGAACTCCAGATCCCCAATGGTGCCCTCTGACCTTTGTGCCGTGACCCCATCCAATGTGTCCAGAAGCGCCACCCCCAAAAACCTTGATAATCCGCCAACAAATCCAGCCTCCAAGCCAGTCATGCACAGAAGGCGGGCCTCCGTGATAAAAGTGGCTGAAAGTGGGCAAAACTCCTATGCAGGGGAGACCGTTACCAGAGGAAGACCGCCAAACTTCAGATATAGCTACACTGAGGGAGGGGACAAAGAAAACACCCCTTCCCAGTTCTGGCTGCAGGGTGGTGGAGAATCTGTGGTCTCCTCTTCCCCTGGTGCCTGTCCTGAAGTACCGGCAAGGTTTGCCAGCACTGCCCCACACCTGGACAGGTCAAAATCCACTGCGCTGGGATCAGAGGCGGGCAGAGGGAAGGTGTACAGGTCGACCCTATCCCTACACCTGAGCAGCCCTTCCTCCAATCAGGCTCTGAGCCCTGactggggaagagggagggtggagaggcCCAGGAGGCCGCTGAGCTTCACTGGGGTGGTCCGGCTCACTGACCCAAGCCAGTGTGGGTCGCCATGTCCGGCCGCAAACCAACCAAGCTGCGGATTCCTGGAGAAAACCCATATGGCCAGTTCCAGAGACACTGCCTGCAATCCAATTGCACAGTCCTCCTCTGCTGGCCTGCCTCTGGAGGAGAAAAAGCAGCCAAATGCAGATTCCACCACACAGGACCTAAGGATCAAGAGGGGGCCCTATCTTCACCCAACTCGCTGCACAAACCAGAATCCAGCTGCTGGTAAAACACAAGGTAATGCACAAGTTTGATTTCAGTATGCTAATGCAGCTGTTTTGAGTTCTCTTGTTGACTTTCACCTCCATGCTATAGCACCGATCATAGAAAGCCAAACCTAAAAAGCTAACCCATGGGGTTATGGGTTCAGTCCCCCCAACATCAAATAGCAAGTGATAACCCCGCAATAGTCTGCCATCCTGTCCAGGGGGTGTAAGTACACGTTGAGCTGCTTTGCACCACAGAAAACGGGATACGGCCCAATCCTCAGATGCGGTTCCCATAATTCACCATCAATTTATCCTTGATGTCACCTCCCTTTACGTCTTTGTACCTCCTGAAACGCAAACCCAGAACGGATCCGCGGCACCTCCCTGTCAGATGACAGCGCTCTGAGGGAGAGGCCTGTTCTCACTCATTAACAGCCCAGCTCATTTTCCCACACATCACGCCCATGTATATAATCTATTCCTGGCTGGCCCCAGAGGCAACGTCATGCTTTCAGGGGAATAAAAAGCTGCTAAACACGCTTCAGCGTTCAGCTGACTTGAAAAGCTGAGCGGAATCAAAGCGCGAACTGGTTTTGACCTCTGATCCCGAAGCGGTGTTGCTTTTTTCGTAACACGCACTGTTACTTGcgccttttttatttttgtcgtTTGCTTGAACTGAAGGCAAACGGTTGCGCTGTGCAAATCATGGCAATAAAGTGAAACTGCCTCAAAGTGTTTAGTAAAAGTTAAGGCGGAACCACTTTGCATTTAGATTGAattgccaacccccccccccaaaccccccccaaaccaatGTTGAAGAGGTGGAGTTTGCGATAGGAGTGAAGGTGCTACAGGTAAAGACTCTTTGGTTTTCCCTGGCTGGCAGGAACTGCACACAGACTCAATGGTCTCAAGATGAACGTGATTTATCATCTTTTTACATTATCAGACCAACATACAAGACAAATTCAGTTGTCTATCCTCCCACTACAGAAGAGATCTCCTGGCGACACCGACATAATGTGATTTAACCGCATTAATGCTGGAGCACAGCAGAATGTCTCTCTGTAAATAATAGTTTTTCATCTGATGTTTTCTTTGACGCGGTGCGGTGCGTTGTATGATCAGTCCATAGATGACACACATATAATAGTGTTACACTACTGTTACGCAGTGTTGAATAGTGTTTAAATTTTTAAGtaatgtctgtatttatttatttgtcagctTCTGCATGATGAAACCAGAAAGCTGTGAGGCTTCATGGGGTCCTAATAACACCCTCCTCCATTCCAGAACATGGAGAGTGCCGAAGTGCTGAAGCCATCTTGGCTCTGAACGCCGCCTCTGTGATCGCCAACATAAAACTCCAAGCACGGCTCAGCAAGATGGCGAACTTGATCTCAGAGCAGGATTCAAAGAAACCTCAGGGCTCAGGAAATGTTTCAGGTACCCTTCTGGTTTTGTACTAGTATGACATAGCCATGTGTCTCGACACCaatgtttatttaaagaaaaacaattagCTGAGAATGTTctgaacaaaagaaacaatacaGTTGTGATATGAGGGATGTGTGGTTGAAGCAGAAGGTCACTGTTCACTGAGGAAGCTATGGGCTTGTGCATAGAGAATGCACACAGGATATGGCTCTCCTCAGCTGACAAGCAAATATACTTCTACCAATTGCCAATAAACCTTTATTGATGCTAATAACCATAAGTCTGTCTGGGACAGCTCCATTTTCCAACTTGACCTTTTTCAGTATAAACAAAAAACTGTATGGCTCATGCTATAATCTGAGGAGAAAGAGCTCTTTAAAGTATGACAGTCTGATACAGGGAAACGGTGAAAATCTCAATGTGACTAACTGTGATGAAATCTTTGGTTTTCTGGAGCAACACTATGAGATGGGCCATGTTCAGCACACCAAGTAGTGCTCTCAGAGTACCGCTTTTTATTGAGTCAGCTAAAAGGGACCTCCATTAGCAGCTATTAAAAGCTGATGCCCTGTGTGATCCTCATCCGCACAGTGGAGGATACTGGGTGTCACGAGAGGCCGGCCCCTGACGAGGGTGTGGTCAGACGGGCTCACGGTAGCTCTGAGAGGAAGGCACGTCCACGCCCTGTCCACGGGGAGTCCATCTGGCCCGGGTCAATTTATGACCAGCAGGAGTGCACGCCAGTCCCCCTCACTCTCAGGGTAAGAGTGGTCTTCCCCTTTACTGTCAGTGGCGTTGTAAAGAAATACATTGTGTTCATGAGAAAAACTGTATGAAATCTGATACAAGGGGGAGTTCTATCGATGATCAAAATGTTTCAGCTCTGATATTTAAAgcaagcattgttttttttcttattttggcCATCAGTGAGgcaacaaaaaatgttgtgtatgcAGCGACGAAAAGTAaacctttttgctttttctagCGTGATCTGCTCTGGAGATAATATGAGTTATAATATGCAGCTTTTAGCACCAGCCTGACTATCATAGGAGTGTCCCAGAGTGGGAGTATCTCTCCCAGTCTGAAGAGCCATTCCTCAGAGACAGTGGTAACCTTGGTGCAAATTTACTGGGGGGGAGTGAGTGGGTGGCGTCTCTGTGGTAACGGTGCTGCTTCCCCAGGAGGCCCTGGAGCTCCTGCGGCCGGACTTCATCCGCCGGTCCCGAGGGCGGGTCCAGAAACTGGAGCAGCGGGCCCGGGAGAGAAGGGCACAGCAGTGCTCGACCCGGTCGATGCCGGAGCCCACCCAGAGGAGCGGCAATAGGACGCGCCTCACCAGCCCTAATCCGGCCAGCGGTAGGTTAGCGCGTCCGTGTCGCGCACGCCGCACCGTCCCTCACTGTGGCCTCCATTGTCCCCGCCGCAGCTGCGGTGGCGGTGTGCCACACGTGGGATCTCCTCTGCGTGGTCTGGCACAATGCAGCGGCTGTATGTCtgaatgggggaaaaacattCCCTTTCACCGCCGTTGGAAGCATGCCATATCTAGTTGTGAAATTAATagcattaggaaaaaaaaaaacactgatcaaAAGCGCTGGCTTGGGCACTTATCAGTCATAATATCACCGTatccttttttctgttaattaatTCTTTCATGCAGCCATCGGTTTGGACTCATGAAGCAGCGTCCTTGCCGAATGAAAGGTGTGATGAGAACATTGATCAGCGCATTTTCAAATCGTGCCTGGATTTTGTTGGGTTTACTGCCCTCCACTGGTCAGAGTGCAGAGCTGCACTTGTTTAATTAAAGATATTTTTCCAGGGGCAAGCTTTAGAGCATTTTATGCATGGTGCTGGACTGTGACAAAATgatggttttatttgtgttagGTACATTGTTGTCTGCAGCCATTCATCACAGTAAACAAGCACAATAGGATACATACTGCAAAATATTATTCATAGTTTCCAGTGATtgaacacaaaatataattCTAGGCTTAAATGATGTGAAACTTTTACTTGTTTCTTcgtacattttccttttttaattaactgaagTCCTCACTGTGTTGTGTGAAAAACCTTGGCAATCCAAACAAGAGATGACACAACAATATCCTCTCATGTGTGTAAATGAGAGGCGGCTTGCAGTTTGTgagagcctgttttttttttagaatgcatcatcatcatcatcatcatcattgtcatcaccatcaccaccattaTCATCAGAAACATTCCAGGTTGCAGTGTGTGTTAAAATTGTCTTAAAATTGTCCTAAAATTGTCTGTCACAGTTTTCCTGGAGTACAATTGTTTGTGGcaaatattttgtgttctttttcattcataatGCCTGACAGTTCTTGTCGTCTTGCATTGTTATGTTACCAAAAATACTGATTACTTTCAATTTGCTGAATGATATGGCAGTTGATGTTGCAGCTGGCAAACCTAGGGTCTTCATGTGCACCCAATTACACTAGTCATTGTAAGCCACAGCTGTCCTCTGTATGTCTCAGACTAGACCAGGCTTCAATGTATTAACTGCAAGAATTTAACCCTTTCTTGTGGAagcatgcttttattgaaaacCTTCCCACTCTTCCTTGAAATACATGAGCTGTCTGTTCTTTTGACACAGTTTCATCACATTGATAATAACAGTCATGATAATATCAGTAAAAAGACTGAGGCTCCCGCGCTCAGAGCTTTGCCCTGTCAAAGCTGATTTCTGATCTTCACCCCACATCAATTTCTAGCAAGACGAGGAAAAGTGAGCTGTTAACTGAACatttgtctgaaatgtgtgattCAGAATTATGTGGCTGTCTACAGCCATAAAATGtcaagaaaatgggaaaaagaaaatttgttttttcagtatACAATATTTAATCAAGGACTCTCCAATAAGTCAGGCCAGTTCAGGTATAGCTAGTGCATTCACTGTATATACTGTGCTCCTCCTTTGGCAGCTCCATGGGAAAAGtcaaatatgaagaaaaaaatctgattggTCAGCCAATAGATAGACCGACTCCCTCTGGAGCCTTCAATACTAAAAGCGTGGACACCTGGTCACTGAAAGTAGATAGATTCCTGCTGAAAATGTTGACCGCAGCAAATGATAATCTGACAAGTTGTTTAAAAAACCGACAAAAGTACTCATGAAAACACTTAGAGGcatgctttcatttcctttaaCTGATTAAGAGATTGGTTGGAATAAAACCCAGTTTGCACCTTGAAGCCCTGGGGCTGGGGTTTTGGAAGACATGCTGTAGAGGCACTTTTGATAAGCCTTTTACTGAGGTGACTAATTACGTCTAAATATAGATATCCTCACGCAGAAGGTTTCAGTCATGCTGTCTAAGCCTTAATGTGCTGTTCTTGATAGTGTGATGTGATGATCAGAATCAGTCTTTTCAGCCCAGAGAAAAACAGGTACACTTGAGTATTATAACAAGATGGCCTTGGCTCTGtcgtgactctgtgtgtgtgtgtgtgtgtgtgtgtgttcatagaTAACTTTGGCAAAGCGGGGGAAAGAGCCACAACAGGGAAGGAGATACAGCTCCGATCTAAGCGGTGAGCCACGCCACAGTTTAACGTTTTGGCAAATCCAAttattttctgtcctttctgttCTTAGAATTCTCCATCAATACACTATCTTCCCATACAGAGGGAGGTTACTGTATCATCAACATCTTTCTTCACGAAGTGTTTCAGCTCAGTTatggcctgctgctgctgtgcttgtGCCCTGTCTTTTCATTTCTCCTATTCTAGtgcatctcagaaaaaaagaccacacCATATAATATGCTATACACtgacattgtttgtttttgaatagaTAGAATAGCTCATAAATCTACCAATCCATGTACAAAAGAAGCAAATGTTTCTGAGAAAGTCAGTGAACTTCATGCCAGTCTTGTTGATTGATCCAGGTTGTGTGACATCTTTTAAGGCTGATGAAATGTGGGAATTCCTTTGCCCCGCACACTGAACCACttgatttttctcttaattGCAAATGCTGACAGGAATTACAACAATTTGCCTGAAGtcaagaggaagaaagaggaggagaagaagagagcaATGACACAGACTAACAGACTGAGGGCtgagctttttaaaaaggtaagACATCTTGCCAGACCCCAGctcagacaggtgtgtgtgataGGGGAAATGGAAGTAGAGAGGAATTTCAAACTTTCCCCGTTAGGTTCTACAAAGACACCTGGAGTAGATACTCAAGAATGGCTTCAGGCTCTTCTGTTGGTTCTAGAATGGGTTTTTGAGTGAGTTCTAGAGGGGGAATTTGGATTCCTTCATGGTTTTAAAATTAGACTTTCAGGTCATTGCTTGGTACAAAAATGAGAATTTAGGTTCTTCAGCTGGCTTTACAATGGGACTTTTTAGATTTTTCTGTAGTTTCTTGACTGTGACGTTTGGCTCTTGATTGGGTTTGGAAATTAGACTTGGGGTTCTTCAGTGGGTTCTGGAATCGTATTATGGGTCTGGAAGTGGGTCTTTGGCCTCTGGTGCAGGTTTAGGACCATACTTCAGCAGGCTCCAGAGTAgcattttggggttttttggtCAGCTAACGAACGAAATTTGAAATCCTTCAGTAGGCTCCAAAATGGGTTTCGAGTAGGACTTATCACATGTTACGTTAGTACTATTTATATTAGATCATATATTTAGTGAATGACCCTTTAAAGGGCTATCCAATAAATCCAATGTCGTACATTTTAATATAGCTGGATGTTTGTCAGAGCCACTGTCACTGCCTGCCTTTCTCAGACTGCAGTAATGGCCTTTATCAACACATCAGTGCCCAACCCCCAAGTCCAGAATCCAGTGCTGCAACCACTGTAATATTAGAGGCAGTGCAATTATAGAAATAGCACACCCTTCACCCCTtgcacactgttaaaaaaagagacagagaacagtTAAAAACTCAAATGGTGTGCTAATTTATCAGTTCCCTAGTACAGCTATCCCCTTCCCTTCTCTGTTTgctaaaatgttcttttcactATAACAGTTAAAGTTTGAGCATCAGACATTTCTGACACACATTAAACGTCTATTGTTCTAAGTGCATAGTTTATTTATATCATCATAAGAGCCATTTAACTTTGTCATGTCTGTGTCTATAACGTGAGAGCAGAGTGCGTGTAATAGTTAACCCTTGGTCCTAAAATCTCAGTTAAACTTGGAAAA
This genomic stretch from Megalops cyprinoides isolate fMegCyp1 chromosome 1, fMegCyp1.pri, whole genome shotgun sequence harbors:
- the LOC118791203 gene encoding uncharacterized protein LOC118791203, translated to MEVKSESWRQLPESYRRPGRRSASRTPGWRRSGDEGYWEQLAAEVEVLPCAPRPQSCIMGVGVEGWLRQLERAQSRPLGAPVCGKVPPLSDRTVSMPTLQRGAINSTPSRTETYRRYPVVPPPYVQDSTSQRTASWYETPPSSEEEFFTPVRYRMPDPSGQWETAHFRCAPRSEQVRFSTLAPIKNGWLPIQRQAVVCDITCHASRPEDSPHQDQYDPYINTVITPNYLNNNGFGYTDDMEIGSNTVMANHTDPSTWMRSGQTLPDVKQASGRNSLALAEGDLPLDQGCQRTEREDRKMAFLFNEVPSNVYRSKEHAAPCRNPLVRTISAPVRSYATVPPADMEGPTKMRTDFSSVTVQTQRNSRSPMVPSDLCAVTPSNVSRSATPKNLDNPPTNPASKPVMHRRRASVIKVAESGQNSYAGETVTRGRPPNFRYSYTEGGDKENTPSQFWLQGGGESVVSSSPGACPEVPARFASTAPHLDRL
- the LOC118793450 gene encoding uncharacterized protein LOC118793450, translated to MASSRDTACNPIAQSSSAGLPLEEKKQPNADSTTQDLRIKRGPYLHPTRCTNQNPAAGKTQEHGECRSAEAILALNAASVIANIKLQARLSKMANLISEQDSKKPQGSGNVSVEDTGCHERPAPDEGVVRRAHGSSERKARPRPVHGESIWPGSIYDQQECTPVPLTLREALELLRPDFIRRSRGRVQKLEQRARERRAQQCSTRSMPEPTQRSGNRTRLTSPNPASDNFGKAGERATTGKEIQLRSKRNYNNLPEVKRKKEEEKKRAMTQTNRLRAELFKKKLLDQILQRKCK